The Sinomonas sp. P10A9 genome includes a window with the following:
- a CDS encoding Gfo/Idh/MocA family protein: MTESTPLRVGMVGHAFMGAAHSHAWRTAPRFFDLPLAPRLTAVAGRDPERVAAAATKLGWESIETDWRRLIDRDDIDLIDICTPGNTHAEIAIAALEAGKHVLCEKPLANSVAEAERMTAAADSAAARGVYSMCGFSYRRTPALALAKRFVDEGALGQIRHVRAQYLQDWLTDENAPLTWRLDKSKSGSGSLGDIGAHSIDAAQWITGQNIAGVSALLETFVRERPIAGELVGLGGHGGADAPRGPVTVDDAAIFTARFDGGTGSGGTESSGAIGVFEATRFALGRKNAMRLELNGTKGSLAFDFEDMNSLWFYDADDEPNAGFRRIQVTEPEHPYTGHWWPVGHGLGYEHGFTHQVVDLVEAIAAGKQPTPSFADALQVQCVLEAVEASAADESRWTKVPGGWDGR, from the coding sequence GTGACTGAATCCACGCCCTTGCGCGTCGGAATGGTGGGGCACGCCTTCATGGGCGCGGCCCATTCCCACGCGTGGCGCACCGCGCCGCGGTTCTTCGACCTCCCACTCGCCCCGCGGCTCACGGCCGTAGCCGGCCGGGACCCCGAGCGGGTAGCGGCGGCGGCCACGAAGCTCGGATGGGAGTCGATCGAGACGGACTGGCGCCGCCTGATCGACCGGGATGACATCGACCTCATCGACATCTGCACGCCCGGCAACACGCACGCCGAGATCGCGATCGCGGCGCTCGAGGCCGGCAAACACGTCCTGTGCGAGAAGCCGCTCGCAAACTCGGTAGCCGAGGCCGAGCGGATGACGGCGGCCGCGGACTCAGCGGCGGCCCGCGGTGTCTACTCGATGTGCGGCTTTTCCTACCGGCGCACGCCGGCGCTCGCCCTCGCGAAGCGGTTCGTGGACGAGGGCGCCCTCGGGCAGATCCGCCACGTGCGCGCCCAGTACCTCCAGGACTGGCTCACCGACGAAAACGCGCCGCTCACGTGGCGGCTCGACAAGTCGAAGTCCGGCTCCGGCTCGCTTGGGGACATCGGCGCGCACTCGATCGATGCCGCGCAGTGGATCACGGGCCAGAACATCGCCGGGGTCTCGGCACTGCTCGAGACGTTCGTCAGGGAGCGGCCCATCGCGGGCGAGCTCGTGGGGCTGGGCGGCCATGGCGGCGCCGATGCGCCGCGCGGGCCCGTCACGGTGGACGACGCCGCAATCTTCACCGCGCGCTTCGACGGCGGCACTGGATCGGGCGGCACGGAATCGTCTGGCGCCATCGGCGTGTTCGAGGCGACGCGATTCGCCCTGGGCCGGAAGAACGCGATGCGGCTCGAGCTCAACGGCACGAAGGGCTCGCTCGCGTTCGACTTCGAGGACATGAACTCGCTCTGGTTCTACGACGCCGACGACGAGCCCAACGCGGGCTTCCGCCGGATCCAGGTCACCGAGCCCGAGCACCCCTACACCGGGCACTGGTGGCCCGTGGGACACGGGCTCGGCTACGAGCACGGATTCACGCATCAGGTGGTGGATCTCGTCGAGGCGATCGCCGCCGGGAAGCAGCCCACGCCGTCGTTCGCGGATGCGCTCCAGGTGCAGTGCGTTCTGGAAGCCGTCGAGGCGAGCGCCGCGGACGAGAGCCGCTGGACCAAGGTTCCGGGCGGGTGGGACGGACGATGA
- a CDS encoding Gfo/Idh/MocA family protein, whose product MGKPVGNPLRIGIIGCGKIVGQYLDSFRRLEDVRLVAVADLDAARAGAVAEEYGQGVRAVAVDELLAADDVDLVLNLTVPAAHAEVALKAIAAGKHVYGEKPLAATTQEAREVLDAAREAGVVVGCAPDTVLGTGIQTARKAIDDGLIGAPVAAMATMVTPGHERWHPNPDFYYVPGGGPLLDMGPYYVTALVTLLGPVASVIGAASHTRAERTIGSGPRAGETIPVTTDTHVTGVLVHESGALSTLVMSFDAVATHSANIEVHGSLGTLAVPDPNHFDGDTRLFRLGGSEWETLPVSAGYTGSGRGYGIADLARTLAGDAAAPGEEPRAGGTLAYHVLDVMESLLASAHTGASVAVTSRAERPRAVALEEVAAEPSRLTA is encoded by the coding sequence ATGGGCAAGCCGGTAGGGAATCCTCTGCGCATCGGAATCATCGGCTGCGGGAAGATCGTTGGCCAGTACCTGGACAGCTTCCGGCGGCTCGAGGACGTGCGGCTCGTGGCCGTCGCGGATCTAGACGCCGCACGGGCCGGCGCCGTCGCCGAGGAGTACGGCCAGGGGGTGCGCGCTGTCGCCGTCGACGAGCTCCTCGCCGCCGACGACGTGGACCTCGTCCTCAACCTGACCGTCCCCGCAGCCCACGCCGAGGTCGCGCTCAAGGCTATCGCCGCAGGCAAGCACGTCTACGGCGAGAAGCCGCTCGCCGCCACGACCCAGGAGGCGCGGGAGGTGCTCGACGCCGCGCGGGAGGCGGGCGTCGTCGTCGGCTGCGCGCCGGACACCGTGCTCGGGACAGGCATCCAGACCGCCCGCAAGGCGATCGACGACGGGCTGATCGGCGCGCCCGTGGCCGCGATGGCCACCATGGTCACGCCGGGGCACGAGCGGTGGCACCCCAACCCGGACTTCTACTACGTGCCCGGCGGCGGCCCGCTCCTGGACATGGGGCCGTACTACGTGACGGCGCTCGTGACGCTCCTGGGGCCGGTGGCCTCCGTGATCGGTGCCGCGAGCCACACGCGCGCCGAGCGCACCATCGGCTCGGGGCCGCGGGCGGGGGAGACGATCCCGGTCACCACCGACACGCACGTCACGGGCGTTCTCGTCCACGAGTCGGGCGCGCTCTCGACGCTCGTCATGAGCTTCGATGCGGTCGCGACGCACTCCGCGAACATCGAGGTGCACGGGTCCCTCGGGACGCTCGCCGTCCCGGACCCCAACCACTTCGACGGCGATACGCGCCTCTTCCGCCTCGGCGGGAGCGAGTGGGAGACCCTGCCGGTCTCCGCCGGGTACACCGGCTCGGGCCGCGGCTACGGGATCGCGGACCTCGCGCGGACCCTGGCGGGGGACGCTGCTGCGCCGGGCGAGGAGCCCCGCGCCGGCGGCACACTCGCCTACCACGTGCTCGACGTCATGGAGTCGCTCCTGGCCTCGGCGCACACCGGCGCGTCCGTGGCGGTGACGAGCCGCGCGGAGCGGCCGCGCGCCGTCGCCCTCGAGGAGGTCGCAGCGGAACCGAGCCGGCTGACCGCGTGA
- a CDS encoding ThuA domain-containing protein, which yields MTNTKNALVVRGGWDGHQPTEATDLFIPHLRANGYEVRIEESPKIYADAEYMASVDLVVQCMTMSTIERDEFEGLRTAVENGTGLAGWHGGIADSYRNTSDYLHLIGGQFACHPGKHPDERTGEQSDNYVPYTVNMLPAAAEHPITVGIEDFELVTEQYWVLADDYIDVLATTTQKVREWDPWHREVTSPAIWTREWGQGRIFVCTPGHRVEVLEDSTVRTIIERGLLWASR from the coding sequence ATGACAAACACCAAGAACGCCCTCGTGGTGCGCGGGGGCTGGGACGGACACCAGCCCACCGAGGCCACCGACCTGTTCATCCCGCACCTTCGGGCCAACGGCTACGAGGTGCGGATCGAGGAATCGCCCAAGATCTACGCGGACGCGGAGTACATGGCCAGCGTGGACCTCGTGGTGCAGTGCATGACGATGTCCACGATCGAGCGGGACGAGTTCGAGGGGCTGCGCACCGCGGTCGAGAACGGGACCGGACTCGCGGGCTGGCACGGCGGGATCGCCGACTCGTACCGCAACACCTCGGACTACCTGCACCTCATCGGCGGCCAGTTCGCGTGCCACCCCGGCAAGCACCCGGACGAGCGCACGGGCGAGCAGTCGGACAACTACGTCCCGTACACCGTGAACATGCTCCCGGCCGCGGCCGAGCATCCGATCACGGTAGGGATCGAGGACTTCGAACTCGTCACCGAGCAGTACTGGGTCCTCGCGGACGACTACATCGACGTGCTCGCGACCACTACACAAAAGGTCCGCGAGTGGGATCCGTGGCACCGCGAAGTGACATCCCCCGCCATCTGGACCAGGGAATGGGGGCAAGGGCGCATCTTCGTGTGCACCCCGGGCCACCGCGTCGAGGTCCTCGAGGACTCCACCGTCCGCACCATCATCGAAAGGGGCCTGCTATGGGCAAGCCGGTAG
- a CDS encoding carbohydrate ABC transporter permease: MAFTSTASRRARESGPSGWLAAPALVFFLVFAVIPLAGVVALSFTKWDGLSEITFDGVASWARTLTDPVTANALWVTAKIMVFSYVVQTPISLLLGVFTAGGQRYRAVLAVLYFLPLLLSSAAIAIAYKALLDPNFGMGAGLGLPALAQDWLGNSDLVLFVVVFVIAWQFVPFHTLIYQGGVRQIPGSLYEAAQIDGAGRLQQFFAITLPQLKYTIITSSTLMAVGSLAYFDLIFVLTGGGPGYSTRLLPLHMYLTGFKANDMGAASALGVILVVVGLALALILQRLGGTNRKASQLEGA; the protein is encoded by the coding sequence ATGGCCTTCACCAGCACCGCCTCCCGGCGGGCCCGCGAGAGCGGCCCGTCGGGGTGGCTGGCCGCTCCGGCCCTCGTCTTCTTCCTCGTCTTCGCGGTGATCCCGCTGGCCGGCGTCGTGGCCCTGAGCTTCACGAAGTGGGACGGCCTGAGTGAGATCACGTTCGACGGCGTTGCCTCCTGGGCGCGCACCCTCACCGACCCGGTGACCGCCAACGCGCTCTGGGTGACGGCGAAGATCATGGTTTTCTCCTACGTGGTCCAGACGCCGATCAGCCTCCTCCTCGGGGTCTTCACGGCCGGAGGTCAGCGCTACCGGGCCGTTCTCGCGGTCCTGTACTTCCTCCCGCTCCTGCTCTCCTCGGCGGCGATCGCGATCGCGTACAAGGCGCTCCTCGATCCGAACTTCGGCATGGGCGCGGGCCTCGGTCTTCCGGCCCTCGCACAGGACTGGCTCGGCAACTCCGACCTCGTGCTCTTCGTCGTGGTGTTCGTCATCGCCTGGCAGTTCGTGCCGTTCCACACGCTCATCTACCAAGGCGGCGTGCGGCAGATCCCGGGCTCCCTCTACGAGGCGGCGCAGATCGACGGCGCGGGCCGCCTGCAGCAGTTCTTCGCGATCACGCTCCCGCAGCTCAAGTACACGATCATCACGTCGTCGACCCTCATGGCCGTGGGATCGCTCGCGTACTTCGACCTCATCTTCGTCCTCACGGGCGGCGGGCCCGGTTACTCGACTCGCCTCCTGCCCCTGCACATGTACCTGACCGGATTCAAGGCCAACGACATGGGCGCCGCCAGCGCGCTCGGGGTGATCCTCGTCGTCGTCGGCCTCGCCCTCGCGCTCATCCTGCAGCGTCTCGGCGGCACGAACCGCAAGGCCAGCCAATTGGAGGGTGCCTGA
- a CDS encoding carbohydrate ABC transporter permease, whose translation MASTTQLPVNPAAPTRRRAQEAPPPARGGRKRPNVLGALGGWFWLAVIILPIYYVVITSLKDQSGFFTSNPLAPPTDPTFANYQLVLESDFARYFANSLVVTVGSVVPALLVSFMAAYAIVRGRGWFLSSTNRLFLLGLAIPLHATIIPIYWMITRAHMYDTLLALILPSVAFAIPISVLILSNFLRDVPNELFESMRLDGASDWAMMWRLALPLVRPAVVTVGIYDALNVWNGFLFPLILTQSPETRVLPLSLWTFQGEFSVNIPAVLASVVLATLPLLVVYIVARRQLVSGLTAGFSK comes from the coding sequence ATGGCTTCCACGACGCAGCTCCCCGTGAACCCCGCGGCGCCCACGCGCCGTCGTGCGCAGGAGGCTCCGCCCCCGGCGCGCGGCGGCCGGAAGCGGCCCAACGTCCTCGGCGCCCTCGGCGGCTGGTTCTGGCTCGCGGTGATCATCCTGCCCATCTACTACGTGGTGATCACGAGCCTCAAGGACCAGTCCGGGTTCTTTACCTCGAACCCGCTCGCCCCTCCCACGGATCCGACGTTCGCGAACTACCAGCTCGTGCTCGAGAGCGACTTCGCGCGGTACTTCGCCAACAGCCTCGTGGTGACGGTCGGAAGCGTCGTACCGGCTCTGCTCGTCTCCTTCATGGCCGCATACGCCATCGTGCGCGGCCGGGGCTGGTTCCTCTCGTCCACCAACCGCCTGTTCCTTCTGGGGCTCGCGATCCCGCTGCACGCGACGATCATTCCGATCTACTGGATGATCACGCGGGCGCACATGTACGACACTCTGCTCGCGCTCATCCTGCCCTCGGTCGCCTTCGCGATCCCCATCTCCGTACTCATCCTGAGCAACTTCCTCCGCGACGTCCCGAACGAGCTGTTCGAGTCCATGCGGCTGGACGGGGCGAGCGACTGGGCCATGATGTGGCGCCTCGCGCTGCCGCTCGTTCGCCCGGCGGTCGTGACGGTGGGCATCTATGACGCGCTCAACGTGTGGAACGGCTTCCTCTTCCCACTCATCCTCACGCAGAGCCCCGAGACCCGCGTGCTCCCCCTCTCGCTGTGGACGTTCCAGGGCGAGTTCAGCGTCAACATCCCCGCGGTGCTCGCCTCCGTGGTCCTCGCGACGCTTCCGCTCCTCGTCGTCTACATAGTGGCCCGTCGCCAGCTCGTGAGCGGCTTGACCGCCGGCTTCAGCAAGTAA
- a CDS encoding sugar phosphate isomerase/epimerase family protein, with the protein MTRPITLFTGQWADLPFEEVARLAGEWGFDGLEIACWGDHLDPVRAAHDDAYVADRLAILERNGLEVHAIANHLTGQAVCDDPIDARHRGILSDDVWGDGDPEGVRRRAAEAMKDTARAAARLGVPTVTGFTGSSIWKAVAMFPPVPEGMVEAGYQDFADRWNPILDVFDEVGVRFALEVHPSEIAYDYWTARRTLEAIGHREGFGLNFDPSHFIWQDLDPVMFLQDFAEKIFHVHVKESVRQLNGRNGRLGSHLPWADPRRGWDFVTAGHGHVQWEPIFRTLNAIGYEGPTSIEWEDAGMDRLVGAPQALELVRGLARISPPAAAFDAAFSTR; encoded by the coding sequence ATGACACGACCCATCACGCTGTTCACTGGCCAGTGGGCGGACCTGCCGTTCGAGGAGGTCGCGCGGCTTGCGGGGGAGTGGGGCTTCGACGGGCTCGAGATCGCCTGCTGGGGCGACCACCTCGACCCCGTGCGGGCGGCGCACGACGACGCGTACGTCGCCGACCGTCTGGCCATCCTCGAGCGCAACGGCCTCGAGGTCCACGCGATTGCGAACCACCTCACCGGCCAGGCCGTGTGCGACGACCCGATCGACGCCCGCCACCGGGGCATCCTCTCCGATGACGTGTGGGGCGACGGCGACCCCGAGGGCGTGCGGCGGCGTGCGGCCGAGGCCATGAAGGACACGGCGCGGGCCGCGGCGCGGCTCGGCGTCCCGACCGTCACGGGCTTCACGGGCTCTTCGATCTGGAAAGCAGTCGCCATGTTCCCGCCGGTCCCGGAGGGCATGGTCGAGGCTGGATACCAGGACTTCGCGGACCGGTGGAACCCGATCCTGGACGTCTTCGACGAGGTCGGGGTGCGGTTCGCCCTCGAGGTGCACCCCTCGGAGATCGCCTACGACTACTGGACCGCCAGACGCACGCTCGAGGCGATCGGGCACAGGGAGGGCTTCGGGCTCAACTTCGACCCCTCGCACTTCATCTGGCAGGACCTCGACCCCGTCATGTTCCTGCAGGACTTCGCCGAGAAGATCTTCCACGTGCACGTCAAGGAATCCGTGCGCCAGCTCAACGGCCGCAACGGCAGGCTCGGCTCGCACCTGCCATGGGCCGACCCGCGGCGCGGGTGGGACTTCGTCACCGCCGGCCATGGCCACGTGCAGTGGGAGCCCATCTTCCGCACCCTCAACGCGATCGGATACGAGGGGCCCACGAGCATCGAATGGGAGGACGCGGGCATGGACCGCCTCGTCGGGGCTCCCCAGGCGCTCGAGCTCGTGCGCGGACTCGCCCGCATCTCGCCCCCCGCCGCGGCCTTCGACGCCGCCTTCAGCACCCGGTGA
- a CDS encoding aldose 1-epimerase family protein — protein MSPTIRAGDYAAVVTPRAGALASLTYAGRDLVVPSDPSLPIPDYRGIVAAPWPNRLADGRYTAGGRELAVPVTEPERGTALHGLAFGRDWEVVAHDGASATLALDLAPSEGYPFRVRLETRYALDAGASAERGGLTWSVRAVNLGEGTAPYGVCPHPYLVGGPHALDAWVLEVPAERFLEVSPDRLLPVGLWDVAGHAFDFTTARVIGATAIDHAFTGIRFDAAGTAQVRVWDPSGTGVGMAWDDECPWVQIHTADKAPPGPNRLGLAVEPMTCPPNAFASGTDLVWLAPGQEHAVSWRVFALGG, from the coding sequence GTGAGCCCCACGATTCGGGCGGGGGACTACGCGGCCGTCGTGACGCCCCGGGCGGGCGCGCTCGCCTCGCTCACTTACGCCGGCCGCGACCTCGTGGTGCCGTCCGACCCGAGCCTGCCGATCCCGGACTACCGGGGGATCGTCGCGGCGCCGTGGCCCAACCGCCTCGCCGATGGCCGGTACACCGCGGGCGGGCGAGAGCTCGCCGTGCCCGTCACCGAGCCCGAGCGGGGCACCGCGCTGCATGGGCTCGCCTTCGGCCGGGACTGGGAGGTCGTCGCGCACGACGGCGCGTCCGCGACCCTCGCGCTCGACCTCGCCCCGAGCGAGGGGTACCCGTTCCGCGTGCGCCTCGAGACGCGGTACGCGCTCGACGCCGGGGCGTCCGCCGAACGCGGCGGACTCACGTGGTCGGTGCGGGCTGTCAACCTCGGGGAGGGCACAGCCCCGTACGGGGTGTGCCCGCACCCGTACCTCGTCGGCGGTCCGCATGCCCTGGACGCATGGGTCCTCGAGGTCCCCGCGGAACGGTTCCTCGAGGTGAGCCCGGACCGGCTCCTTCCGGTCGGCCTGTGGGACGTTGCGGGGCACGCGTTCGACTTCACCACCGCGCGCGTGATCGGCGCCACGGCGATCGATCATGCGTTCACGGGGATCCGGTTCGATGCGGCCGGAACGGCGCAGGTGCGGGTGTGGGACCCCTCGGGGACCGGCGTCGGCATGGCGTGGGATGACGAATGCCCGTGGGTGCAGATCCACACCGCGGACAAGGCGCCGCCAGGTCCCAACCGGCTAGGGCTCGCGGTGGAGCCGATGACGTGCCCGCCCAATGCGTTCGCGAGCGGGACGGACCTCGTGTGGCTCGCGCCGGGTCAGGAGCATGCCGTCAGCTGGCGGGTATTCGCGCTCGGCGGCTGA